Proteins found in one Fundidesulfovibrio terrae genomic segment:
- the hypA gene encoding hydrogenase maturation nickel metallochaperone HypA, which translates to MHESSLAMSILGIVRDKAREAHTGAVRRVDLCIGEYAGVEDSTLAACFEMMALGTVADGAELMIEKIAATGACDACGAPARRIGRLLRCPHCERSTVTLATGRELYVKSIEVEQPTRRHDHAQCL; encoded by the coding sequence ATGCATGAATCCTCCCTGGCAATGAGCATACTCGGCATCGTGCGGGACAAGGCCCGCGAGGCCCATACCGGCGCGGTGCGCCGCGTGGACCTGTGCATCGGCGAGTACGCGGGCGTTGAGGATTCCACCCTGGCGGCCTGCTTCGAGATGATGGCCCTGGGCACGGTGGCTGACGGAGCCGAGCTGATGATCGAGAAGATCGCCGCCACTGGCGCATGCGACGCCTGCGGCGCTCCCGCCCGCAGAATCGGACGGCTCCTGCGTTGCCCTCATTGCGAACGCTCGACGGTCACGCTCGCCACCGGGCGTGAGCTCTACGTCAAAAGCATAGAAGTCGAACAACCTACCCGGAGGCATGATCATGCCCAATGCTTGTGA